In Mycolicibacterium nivoides, the DNA window TGGTCGGTGACGCCCGAGGTCTTGGAGTGCAGGTCCCCGCCGCCGAGCTCCTCGGCGGTGACGACCTCACCGGTGGCGGCCTTCACCAGCGGCGGACCGCCGAGGAAGATCGTGCCCTGATTGCGCACGATGACGGCCTCGTCGCTCATCGCGGGCACATAGGCCCCGCCCGCGGTGCACGATCCGAGCACGGCGGCGATCTGCGCGATGCCCTGCGCGCTCATGGTGGCCTGGTTGTAGAAGATGCGACCGAAGTGCTCACGATCCGGGAACACCTCATCCTGGCGCGGCAGGAACGCGCCACCGGAGTCGACCAGGTAGATGCACGGCAGCTTGTTCTGCAGCGCGATCTCCTGGGCCCGCAGGTGCTTCTTGACCGTGACCGGGTAGTACGTGCCGCCCTTGACGGTGGCGTCGTTGGCGACGATCAGGCATTCCCGGCCGGACACCCGGCCGATGCCGGCGATCATCCCGGCGCCGGGACATTCGTCGTCGTACATCCCGTCCGCTGCCAGTGCGGCGATCTCCAGGAACGGGCTGCCCGGGTCCAGCAGGCCGTCGACGCGGTCGCGGGGCAGCAATTTACCCCGGTCGACGTGGCGTTGACGGGCCCGCTCGGGGCCGCCGAGGGCGGCGGTGGCGAGCTTGGCGCGCAACTGGCCAACCAGCGCCAGATGCTCGTCGCGGTGCGATGACAAGGCAGCTCCCATTTCGGTTAATGACAACTAACTCGTGATAGGTTAGTTTTCATTAACTGAGTTGTCTACCCTCCGGAGGCGCCATGTCCGACAGCGCCGTCACCCGTCGCAGCAAGGCCAAGTCCGATCGCCGCGGCCAGCTGATCGCTGCCGCCGAACGGCTTGTGGCCGAACGCGGTTATCTCGCGGTGCGCCTGGAGGACATCGGCTCTGCCGTCGGAATCAGCGGACCGGCCATCTACCGGCACTTCCCCAACAAGGAAGCCCTGCTGGTCGAACTGCTCGTCGGGATCAGTACCCGCCTGCTCGCCGGGGCACAGGAAGTCACCGCGGCCGACGAAGATCCCGCCGACACCCTAAACAGCCTGGTGGACTTCCACCTCGACTTCGTCTTCGGCGAATCCGATCTGATCCGCATCCAGGATCGCGACCTGGCCCACCTGCCCGACGCGGCCCGGCGACAGGTGCGCCGCGCCCAGCGGCAGTACGTGGAGATCTGGGTGACGGTCCTGACGCGGCTCGACCCGGGCCTGGCCGAGGACGATGCCCGGGTAATGGCCCATGCCGCGTTCGGCCTGCTGAACTCGACCCCGTACAGCGTGAGACCCGCTGTGCCCAAGACACATTCACGCGCAGTGCTGCGCCGCATGACGCTGGCGGCGCTCACCTCGGGCTAGTTCATCGATTGGCGGTAGCAGGCAGTCGAGCCTGGCCGAGCCCTCTTGACTATGAATCAAGACGGCTGGCAGACTGCCTGTTAACCGTCAGTTAACACATTTCCTAGGAGCCACGATGGCCTCACCCGCCAAACTCGCCCACGTAGTACTGCGCACCGGGCAGCTGCAACCGATGCTCGATTGGTATCTCGAAGTTCTGGAGGGCACGGTGACCTTCGCCAATGAGGCCATTGCCTTCCTGACCTACGACGACGAACACCATCGCATCGCGATCGCGAACACCGGAGCCAGCCAGAGGCCGGGAGACAGCCATACCGGCATGCATCACATTGCCTTCACCTATGCCAACCTCGCCGACCTGCTGGGAACTTACCAGCGACTGAATAACCAAGGGATCAAGCCTTTTTGGACCATCAACCATGGTCCAACCACATCGATGTACTACGCCGATCCGGACGGCAACAACATCGAACTGCAGATCGACAATTTCGAGACCGACGAGCAGCTTCAGCAGTTCTTCGACTCCGGAGCCTTTGC includes these proteins:
- a CDS encoding TetR/AcrR family transcriptional regulator produces the protein MSDSAVTRRSKAKSDRRGQLIAAAERLVAERGYLAVRLEDIGSAVGISGPAIYRHFPNKEALLVELLVGISTRLLAGAQEVTAADEDPADTLNSLVDFHLDFVFGESDLIRIQDRDLAHLPDAARRQVRRAQRQYVEIWVTVLTRLDPGLAEDDARVMAHAAFGLLNSTPYSVRPAVPKTHSRAVLRRMTLAALTSG
- a CDS encoding VOC family protein; its protein translation is MASPAKLAHVVLRTGQLQPMLDWYLEVLEGTVTFANEAIAFLTYDDEHHRIAIANTGASQRPGDSHTGMHHIAFTYANLADLLGTYQRLNNQGIKPFWTINHGPTTSMYYADPDGNNIELQIDNFETDEQLQQFFDSGAFAANPIGVEFDAAELRARYESGEPIAELVKRP